The following are encoded together in the Vanrija pseudolonga chromosome 7, complete sequence genome:
- the ASG1 gene encoding transcriptional regulator has protein sequence MGSPEDGAGSEPLKRRRITRACDRCHRSGVKCSNGPNPAVCGPCAAFGSECTYNRPVKRRGPVPRTLGVRAPSISAEGQTNGPDHGPGSSWAPDLVAEPQVVDALVDIYHRIVYPIMVFFHWPTFSRDVRERRYLHDRAFYATTMAVCAIASARVRDGADAMGDTEGGLSLMSTLPASTPPSEVFYEATMRAFPRDLSQAPDFDYKRSKIVLAMLCIQYGQVRQLMTHLHDYITLCAADAFHLESRWPPNLAETELQERRRLFWAAYTIDVYSATTWGGIVSHREAQSTVLYPAEVYDDDEITPDGIVRLPGPNGQESRGVSFLAGWNFTSDLYRILEHALDDLRKRRQPLENTGRVSALYADRNGPSASEVLDVVNKLYADLPSEFKGAKAMTGNLEDDRYGYQAADIIVCMQTVKMVMTGLEDASVEKRCAIAGELLDALSTVPTAYIQAISSPILHHLAGVGHLLGSVIQSPLSHWSYLQVRNVLLALADLLSTLESTLSFVPGIAEKLRDHVSRIDHYMTTAAMDRSRRVGVYHNALPPSAWTSVQGASSTVSPSTASGVADSSIRTSAPPPAPASLQSTTVSPGTERGGSSWATPSAGPAPESGTQTDEQYASVAGIVDDLFKPRSGSTGDAQFTLPMDLLVDWPFDMGEAFDFLGGTV, from the exons ATGGGCTCCCCagaggacggcgcgggctCTGAACCACTCAAGCGCCGCAGGATAACT CGCGCATGCGACAGGTGTCACCGAAGCGGGGTAAAG TGCTCGAATGGCCCAAATCCCGCAGTCTGCGGCCCGTGTGCTGCGTTTGGCTCGGAATGCACCTACAACCGCCCCGTCAAGCGCCGCGGG CCTGTGCCCCGCACGCTCGGAGTCCGAGCGCCGTCTATCTCGGCCGAGGGGCAGACCAACGGCCCAGATCACGGCCCAGGCAGCAGCTGGGCGCCGGATCTCGTTGCCGAGCCCCAGGTGGTCGATGCCCTCGTGGACATTTATCACCGGATCGTGTACCCAAT AATGGTCTTCTTCCACTGGCCAACCTTCTCCCGGGATGTGCGGGAAAGGCGGTACCTCCACGACCGGGCGTTCTATGCGACCACGATGGCAGTGTGTGCGATCGCTTCTGCGAGGGTACGCGACGGTGCGGACGCGATGGGTGACACAGAAGGCGGTCTGAGCCTCATGTCGACGTTGCCGgcgtccacgccgccctcaGAGGTCTTCTACGAGGCGACGATGCGCGCCTTCCCGCGCGACCTGAGCCAGGCGCCAGACTTTGACTACAAGCGCTCAAAAATCGTCCTCGCCATGCTGTGTATCCAGTACGGACAGGTCAGGCAGCTCATGACCCACCTCCACGACTACATCACGCTGTGTGCCGCCGATGCCTTCCACCTCGAAAGCAGGTGGCCGCCAAATCTCGCAGAGACGGAGCTGCAAGAGCGGAGACGACTG TTCTGGGCAGCTTACACCATCGACGTCTACTCTGCCACCACCTGGGGAGGCATTGTGTCACACCGAGAGGCACAAAGTACAGTGCTGTACCCCGCCGAAGTatacgacgacgacgagattaCACCAGACGGCATAGTTCGGCTGCCCGGCCCCAACGGGCAGGAGTCTCGAGGAGTTTCATTCTTGGCTGGGTGGAACTTTACAAGCGACCTTTACCGcatcctcgagcacgccctcgacgatCTCCGCAAGCGTCGCCAACCCCTGGAGAACACCGGCCGAGTCTCGGCACTCTACGCCGATCGGAATGGGCCCTCGGCTTCGGAGGTGCTTGACGTGGTCAACAAGCTGTATGCGGACCTCCCGTCCGAGTTCAAGGGCGCCAAGGCCATGACTGGGAATCTTGAGGACGACCGCTATGGCTACCAGG CCGCCGACATCATCGTGTGTATGCAGACGGTCAAGATGGTCATGACGGGACTGGAGGACGCCAGTGTGGAGAAGCGTTGTGCCATCGCCGGAGAATTGCTGGACGCACTATCGACTGTGCCCACGGCCTACATCCAGGCGATCAGCTCGCCTATA TTGCACCACCTGGCCGGCGTCGGACACTTGCTAGGTAGCGTGATTCAGTCACCCCTGTCACACTGGTCGTACCTCCAGGTCCGCAATGttcttctcgccctcgcggacCTGCTGTCGACGCTCGAGTCGACCCTGTCATTCGTCCCCGGTATCGCCGAGAAGCTTCGGGATCACGTCTCTCGAATCGATCACTATATGACGACGGCTGCGATGGACCGGTCACGCAGAGTGGGAGTGTACCACAATgcactgccgccgtcggcgtggacGTCGGTTCAGGGGGCGAGTAGCACCGTTTCACCATCGACCGCTTCCGGCGTGGCAGACAGCAGCATTCGCAcgagtgcgccgccgccagccccagcGTCTCTCCAGTCAACCACGGTCTCGCCGGGCACCGAAAGGGGCGGCAGCTCTTGGGCTACCCCGTCCGCAGGCCCCGCGCCTGAGTCCGGCACGCAGACGGACGAGCAGTACGCATCGGTCGCGGGgatcgtcgacgacctgttCAAGCCGCGCAGCGGCTCGACGGGTGACGCTCAGTTCACGCTGCCGATGGACTTGCTCGTCGACTGGCCGTTTGACATGGGCGAGGCATTTGACTTTTTGGGTGGCACTGTATGA
- the pgt1_4 gene encoding Glutathione transporter 1, with amino-acid sequence MSTPRPDDESARPPVVGQAVEVEEHLREGGIARPASAAGSVATTIGTFATAHAGPSDPPSRASTVLGNHQHEHPASARTSIDFSRPRPVSIVTDDAAGRIPTSSGLASTSFVVTTPTEATHDLSQRAVDVPVAERIPQSSELPQSVEQPQSSERHAQTSSPFAFSFGSAAAQQPEPQQPEQPQHPTLSEKDDALPSSSPPPYFAPATIQFTPATPANRPVPLDIEPMPHLETQISHGDSADPHTPSVPDFSAPPKESSPQPAAAPVPRRSVAWDPATQFRPDTLESTLSAGDTPTQQFFSQAASDEGHDDDNEDDDDNVFAFHRPTTANPAHDADSDKVDFSLPPGNLVSDHPFEFDTAHPPPLSGRDNLNNGVFWASIRQRREAFGSDHGTSTAMRTLTTPVRRPTTANHRTPPATGRTDATSVVTNGSDLDDFDTDHHSGRFRARSSVVTDDLRPSTRGNMTELSGDQTVPDGRTTWGDGLGGVLKSEEGDDIDWDEDSPYAEVRASVSNIDDPHMATLTFRSIFIGILLSCVTGAINTFFTFRTPSPSLPAIVVQVAAYPIGKFFGWALPFRTWKLPRWLGGGDFSFNPCPFNIKEHTIIVMMANVSIIPAYGLHSVVAANQWYKRNFTYGFTIMYILSSQLTGLSMAGIVRRFVVFPASMLWPGCLVTTTTLNILHAESDGAVGAKITRLKFFILVSVVAFFWYFVPGFLFTGLSYFSWLCWIKPNNATVNQLFGVTTGLGMGILTFDWAQIAWVGNPLTAPWWAQVNIALGFLLFYWLLTPLLYYNNVWYTAYLPILTIAPGDRYQQPYDIGRILTPDFKLNTTAYAEYSPVYLTAAFTVTYMLAFGLTTSLIVYTVLYHGKRIYLTSRNRKTEPDDIHMKLMRRYPEVPDWWYIIAFLGCVVLGIVTIEVFATGLPVWGYAVAIAMAAVYIVPIGIIFAMTNMEPTFNLIAELIPGYAFKGQPIPGMIFKTFAVQTLAEAMYFARDMKLGHYMKIPPRSMFIAQMTACSIASFAQVGVKWLMFTNIPDICTQHNKYLLTCANSQTTFTASVIWGLIGPNRLFDKGGIYRPQLWMMLVGAVLPIPLWLWCRKYPRSILRNLNITLVFSVCLAIPPATGVNVAMFLVLGFVFQYWVRRYYFAWWAKYNYVLGAGLDVGTLTCAVFIFLVLRLPGATLNWWGNNVYRRSKCSLIIFVLTISAGDYYGAVSRILPPNSTFGPDTWNV; translated from the exons atGTCGACACCACGACCCGATGATGAATCTGCCCGACCCCCAGTAGTCGGtcaggccgtcgaggtcgaggagcatCTTCGTGAGGGTGGTATCGCGCGcccagcgagcgcggcgggtaGCGTGGCGACAACAATAGGGACCTTTGCAACAGCTCATGCCGGGCCGTCAGATCCGCCGTCCCGCGCGTCGACCGTCCTGGGCAACCATCAGCACGAACACCCTGCGAGCGCTCGCACCTCTATCGATTTCTCACGACCCAGACCAGTATCTATTgtcaccgacgacgcagctGGCAGGATACCTACCAGCTCGGGGCTCGCCTCTACCTCTTTCGTCGTCACCACTCCAACAGAGGCCACCCATGACCTGTCACAGCGGGCAGTTGATGTCCCCGTGGCGGAAAGGATACCGCAATCCTCTGAGCTGCCGCAATCCGTTGAGCAACCGCAATCCTCTGAACGCCACGCCCAAACCTCCTCCCCATTTGCATTCTCATTCGGGTCAGCTGCTGCACAGCAACCAGAGCCACAGCAACCAGAGCAGCCGCAACATCCTACATTATCAGAGAAGGATGATGCCCTGCCCTCGTCAAGTCCCCCTCCGTACTTCGCTCCAGCGACAATTCAGTTCACCCCAGCAACACCGGCCAACCGTCCAGTGCCACTGGACATTGAGCCAATGCCACACCTCGAGACTCAGATCTCCCATGGAGATTCGGCAGACCCGCACACGCCAAGTGTGCCCGACTTTAGTGCACCTCCAAAGGAAAGCAGCCCTCAGCCCGCGGCAGCGCCAGTACCCCGCCGTTCTGTTGCCTGGGATCCGGCGACACAGTTTAGGCCTGATACCCTCGAGTCCACCTTGTCTGCCGGCGACACCCCGACTCAGCAGTTCTTCTCCCAGGCAGCGTCGGATGAGGGTCACGACGATGAtaacgaggacgacgatgacaacGTCTTTGCATTCCACAGGCCCACAACTGCCAATcccgcgcacgacgccgactcaGACAAGGTCGACTTCTCATTACCACCGGGAAACCTTGTTTCTGATCACCCATTCGAGTTCGACAccgcccaccccccgccTTTGAGTGGGCGCGACAACCTGAACAATGGGGTTTTCTGGGCCTCCATTCGTCAACGTCGCGAAGCGTTTGGGTCGGACCATGGAACGTCTACTGCCATGCGCACGCTCACGACGCCGGTCAGGCGGCCAACGACCGCCAACCATCGCACTCCACCTGCGACGGGCCGTACAGACGCGACATCTGTCGTCACAAACGGCAGCGATCTTGATGACTTCGACACTGATCACCATTCTGGCCGTTTCCGTGCTCGGTCGTCAGTCGTCACCGACGATCTTCGCCCGTCCACCCGCGGCAACATGACCGAGCTCAGCGGCGACCAGACAGTTCCGGATGGCAGGACGACCTGGGGCGATGGTTTGGGTGGTGTCCTCAAGAGTGAAGAgggcgacgacatcgacTGGGACGAAGACAGCCCTTACGCAGAAGTGCGAGCCTCGGTCTCCAACATTGACGACCCGCACATGGCGACCTTGACCTTCCGCTCAATCTTCATCGGTATCTTGCTCTCATGTGTGACAGGTGCTATCAACACCTTCTTCACCTTCCGTACTCCCTCACCATCACTCCCCGCCATCGTCGTCCAGGTTGCCGCTTATCCCATCGGCAAGTTTTTCGGTTGGGCGCTTCCTTTCCGCACTTGGAAGCTTCCACgttggctcggcggcggtgacttCAGCTTCAACCCCTGCCCATTCAACATCAAGGAGCACACGATCATTGTCATGATGGCCAACGTCTCGATCATCCCCGCATACGGTCTCCACAGTGTTGTGGCCGCCAACCAGTGGTACAAGCGAAACTTCACCTACGGCTTCACCATCATGTACATCCTGTCCAGCCAGTTGACTGGATTGTCGATGGCTGGCATCGTTCGACGATTCGTTGTCTTCCCGGCCTCAATGCTGTGGCCAGGCTGCCTGGTCACAACCACGACGCTCAACATTCTTCACGCTGAGAGTGATGGCGCTGTTGGAGCCAAGATTACGCGTCTAAAGTTCTTCATCTTGGTTTCGGTTGTTGCGTTCTTCTGGTACTTTGTCCCAG GGTTCCTCTTCACGGGGTTGTCATACTTCTCCTGGCTCTGCTGGATCAAACCGAACAACGCCACCGTGAACCAGCTCTTCGGCGTGACTACCGGCCTCGGCATGGGCATTCTCACCTTCGACTGGGCCCAGATTGCGTGGGTGGGGAATCCTCTGACTGCTCCATGGTGGGCCCAGGTCAACATTGCCCTGGGCTTCCTGCTGTTCTACTGGCTCCTCACACCGTTGCTCTACTACAACAAT GTGTGGTACACTGCGTACCTTCCCATCTTGACCATTGCACCTGGGGACCGTTACCAACAACCTTACGACATTGGCAGGATCCTGACGCCAGACTTCAAGCTCAACACGACTGCGTACGCCGAGTACTCGCCGGTCTACTTAACGGCCGCGTTCACCGTGACGTACATGTTGGCCTTTGGTCTCACAACCTCGCTCATCGTCTACACGGTTCTCTACCACGGCAAGCGAATCTACTTGACCTCTCGGAACCGAAAGACCGAGCCGGACGACATTCACATGAAGTTGATGCGCCGCTACCCCGAGGTTCCCGACTGGTGGTACATTATTGCATTCCTTGGCTGCGTGGTTTTGGGCATCGTAACAATCGAAGTCTTCGCCACTGGACTTCCCGTATGGGGCTATGCCGTTGCGATTGCGATGGCGGCAGTCTACATCGTCCCGATCGGCATTATTTTCGCCATGACGAACATGGAGCCGACGTTCAACCTCATCGCAGAGCTCATCCCGGGTTACGCCTTCAAGGGCCAGCCCATTCCTGGAATG ATCTTCAAAACCTTTGCCGTCCAGACACTCGCTGAGGCCATGTACTTTGCAAGAGACATGAAGCTGGGACACTACATGAAGATCCCGCCACGGTCCATGTTCATCGCTCAGATGACGGCGTGCAGTATTGCCTCCTTTGCGCAGGTCGGCGTAAAGTGGTTGATGTTCACCAACATCCCCGATATCTGCACCCAGCACAACAAGTACCTCCTCACCTGCGCCAACTCGCAGACGACGTTCACGGCATCAGTGATCTGGGGTCTAATCGGACCTAATCGACTGTTCGACAAGGGTGGCATTTATCGGCCGCAGCTGTGGATGATGTTGGTTGGAGCGGTCCTGCCGATCCCGCTTTGGCTTTGGTGTCGCAAGTACCCCCGCTCCATCCTGAGAAACCTCAACATCACCCTGGTCTTCAGCGTCTGCCTCGCCATTCCACCGGCAACTGGAGTCAACGTCGCCATGTTCCTGGTGCTTGGCTTTGTTTTCCAGTACTGGGTCCGACGCTACTACTTTGCGTGGTGGGCCAAG TACAACTATGTCCTCGGCGCAGGCCTGGATGTCGGGACGCTCACCTGCGCGGTCTTCATCTTCCTTGTTTTGCGTTTACCTGGTGCAACCCTCAACTGGTGGGGCAACAACGTGTACAGGAGGAGTAAGTGCAGCCTCATAATCTTTGTGCTGACCATATCAGCCGGGGACTATTATGGAGCAGTATCCAGAATTTTGCCGCCGAACTCGACCTTTGGACCAGACACAT GGAACGTCTAA
- the pgt1_4 gene encoding Glutathione transporter 1, whose protein sequence is MSTPRPDDESARPPVVGQAVEVEEHLREGGIARPASAAGSVATTIGTFATAHAGPSDPPSRASTVLGNHQHEHPASARTSIDFSRPRPVSIVTDDAAGRIPTSSGLASTSFVVTTPTEATHDLSQRAVDVPVAERIPQSSELPQSVEQPQSSERHAQTSSPFAFSFGSAAAQQPEPQQPEQPQHPTLSEKDDALPSSSPPPYFAPATIQFTPATPANRPVPLDIEPMPHLETQISHGDSADPHTPSVPDFSAPPKESSPQPAAAPVPRRSVAWDPATQFRPDTLESTLSAGDTPTQQFFSQAASDEGHDDDNEDDDDNVFAFHRPTTANPAHDADSDKVDFSLPPGNLVSDHPFEFDTAHPPPLSGRDNLNNGVFWASIRQRREAFGSDHGTSTAMRTLTTPVRRPTTANHRTPPATGRTDATSVVTNGSDLDDFDTDHHSGRFRARSSVVTDDLRPSTRGNMTELSGDQTVPDGRTTWGDGLGGVLKSEEGDDIDWDEDSPYAEVRASVSNIDDPHMATLTFRSIFIGILLSCVTGAINTFFTFRTPSPSLPAIVVQVAAYPIGKFFGWALPFRTWKLPRWLGGGDFSFNPCPFNIKEHTIIVMMANVSIIPAYGLHSVVAANQWYKRNFTYGFTIMYILSSQLTGLSMAGIVRRFVVFPASMLWPGCLVTTTTLNILHAESDGAVGAKITRLKFFILVSVVAFFWYFVPGFLFTGLSYFSWLCWIKPNNATVNQLFGVTTGLGMGILTFDWAQIAWVGNPLTAPWWAQVNIALGFLLFYWLLTPLLYYNNVWYTAYLPILTIAPGDRYQQPYDIGRILTPDFKLNTTAYAEYSPVYLTAAFTVTYMLAFGLTTSLIVYTVLYHGKRIYLTSRNRKTEPDDIHMKLMRRYPEVPDWWYIIAFLGCVVLGIVTIEVFATGLPVWGYAVAIAMAAVYIVPIGIIFAMTNMEPTFNLIAELIPGYAFKGQPIPGMIFKTFAVQTLAEAMYFARDMKLGHYMKIPPRSMFIAQMTACSIASFAQVGVKWLMFTNIPDICTQHNKYLLTCANSQTTFTASVIWGLIGPNRLFDKGGIYRPQLWMMLVGAVLPIPLWLWCRKYPRSILRNLNITLVFSVCLAIPPATGVNVAMFLVLGFVFQYWVRRYYFAWWAKYNYVLGAGLDVGTLTCAVFIFLVLRLPGATLNWWGNNVYRRTGDYYGAVSRILPPNSTFGPDTWNV, encoded by the exons atGTCGACACCACGACCCGATGATGAATCTGCCCGACCCCCAGTAGTCGGtcaggccgtcgaggtcgaggagcatCTTCGTGAGGGTGGTATCGCGCGcccagcgagcgcggcgggtaGCGTGGCGACAACAATAGGGACCTTTGCAACAGCTCATGCCGGGCCGTCAGATCCGCCGTCCCGCGCGTCGACCGTCCTGGGCAACCATCAGCACGAACACCCTGCGAGCGCTCGCACCTCTATCGATTTCTCACGACCCAGACCAGTATCTATTgtcaccgacgacgcagctGGCAGGATACCTACCAGCTCGGGGCTCGCCTCTACCTCTTTCGTCGTCACCACTCCAACAGAGGCCACCCATGACCTGTCACAGCGGGCAGTTGATGTCCCCGTGGCGGAAAGGATACCGCAATCCTCTGAGCTGCCGCAATCCGTTGAGCAACCGCAATCCTCTGAACGCCACGCCCAAACCTCCTCCCCATTTGCATTCTCATTCGGGTCAGCTGCTGCACAGCAACCAGAGCCACAGCAACCAGAGCAGCCGCAACATCCTACATTATCAGAGAAGGATGATGCCCTGCCCTCGTCAAGTCCCCCTCCGTACTTCGCTCCAGCGACAATTCAGTTCACCCCAGCAACACCGGCCAACCGTCCAGTGCCACTGGACATTGAGCCAATGCCACACCTCGAGACTCAGATCTCCCATGGAGATTCGGCAGACCCGCACACGCCAAGTGTGCCCGACTTTAGTGCACCTCCAAAGGAAAGCAGCCCTCAGCCCGCGGCAGCGCCAGTACCCCGCCGTTCTGTTGCCTGGGATCCGGCGACACAGTTTAGGCCTGATACCCTCGAGTCCACCTTGTCTGCCGGCGACACCCCGACTCAGCAGTTCTTCTCCCAGGCAGCGTCGGATGAGGGTCACGACGATGAtaacgaggacgacgatgacaacGTCTTTGCATTCCACAGGCCCACAACTGCCAATcccgcgcacgacgccgactcaGACAAGGTCGACTTCTCATTACCACCGGGAAACCTTGTTTCTGATCACCCATTCGAGTTCGACAccgcccaccccccgccTTTGAGTGGGCGCGACAACCTGAACAATGGGGTTTTCTGGGCCTCCATTCGTCAACGTCGCGAAGCGTTTGGGTCGGACCATGGAACGTCTACTGCCATGCGCACGCTCACGACGCCGGTCAGGCGGCCAACGACCGCCAACCATCGCACTCCACCTGCGACGGGCCGTACAGACGCGACATCTGTCGTCACAAACGGCAGCGATCTTGATGACTTCGACACTGATCACCATTCTGGCCGTTTCCGTGCTCGGTCGTCAGTCGTCACCGACGATCTTCGCCCGTCCACCCGCGGCAACATGACCGAGCTCAGCGGCGACCAGACAGTTCCGGATGGCAGGACGACCTGGGGCGATGGTTTGGGTGGTGTCCTCAAGAGTGAAGAgggcgacgacatcgacTGGGACGAAGACAGCCCTTACGCAGAAGTGCGAGCCTCGGTCTCCAACATTGACGACCCGCACATGGCGACCTTGACCTTCCGCTCAATCTTCATCGGTATCTTGCTCTCATGTGTGACAGGTGCTATCAACACCTTCTTCACCTTCCGTACTCCCTCACCATCACTCCCCGCCATCGTCGTCCAGGTTGCCGCTTATCCCATCGGCAAGTTTTTCGGTTGGGCGCTTCCTTTCCGCACTTGGAAGCTTCCACgttggctcggcggcggtgacttCAGCTTCAACCCCTGCCCATTCAACATCAAGGAGCACACGATCATTGTCATGATGGCCAACGTCTCGATCATCCCCGCATACGGTCTCCACAGTGTTGTGGCCGCCAACCAGTGGTACAAGCGAAACTTCACCTACGGCTTCACCATCATGTACATCCTGTCCAGCCAGTTGACTGGATTGTCGATGGCTGGCATCGTTCGACGATTCGTTGTCTTCCCGGCCTCAATGCTGTGGCCAGGCTGCCTGGTCACAACCACGACGCTCAACATTCTTCACGCTGAGAGTGATGGCGCTGTTGGAGCCAAGATTACGCGTCTAAAGTTCTTCATCTTGGTTTCGGTTGTTGCGTTCTTCTGGTACTTTGTCCCAG GGTTCCTCTTCACGGGGTTGTCATACTTCTCCTGGCTCTGCTGGATCAAACCGAACAACGCCACCGTGAACCAGCTCTTCGGCGTGACTACCGGCCTCGGCATGGGCATTCTCACCTTCGACTGGGCCCAGATTGCGTGGGTGGGGAATCCTCTGACTGCTCCATGGTGGGCCCAGGTCAACATTGCCCTGGGCTTCCTGCTGTTCTACTGGCTCCTCACACCGTTGCTCTACTACAACAAT GTGTGGTACACTGCGTACCTTCCCATCTTGACCATTGCACCTGGGGACCGTTACCAACAACCTTACGACATTGGCAGGATCCTGACGCCAGACTTCAAGCTCAACACGACTGCGTACGCCGAGTACTCGCCGGTCTACTTAACGGCCGCGTTCACCGTGACGTACATGTTGGCCTTTGGTCTCACAACCTCGCTCATCGTCTACACGGTTCTCTACCACGGCAAGCGAATCTACTTGACCTCTCGGAACCGAAAGACCGAGCCGGACGACATTCACATGAAGTTGATGCGCCGCTACCCCGAGGTTCCCGACTGGTGGTACATTATTGCATTCCTTGGCTGCGTGGTTTTGGGCATCGTAACAATCGAAGTCTTCGCCACTGGACTTCCCGTATGGGGCTATGCCGTTGCGATTGCGATGGCGGCAGTCTACATCGTCCCGATCGGCATTATTTTCGCCATGACGAACATGGAGCCGACGTTCAACCTCATCGCAGAGCTCATCCCGGGTTACGCCTTCAAGGGCCAGCCCATTCCTGGAATG ATCTTCAAAACCTTTGCCGTCCAGACACTCGCTGAGGCCATGTACTTTGCAAGAGACATGAAGCTGGGACACTACATGAAGATCCCGCCACGGTCCATGTTCATCGCTCAGATGACGGCGTGCAGTATTGCCTCCTTTGCGCAGGTCGGCGTAAAGTGGTTGATGTTCACCAACATCCCCGATATCTGCACCCAGCACAACAAGTACCTCCTCACCTGCGCCAACTCGCAGACGACGTTCACGGCATCAGTGATCTGGGGTCTAATCGGACCTAATCGACTGTTCGACAAGGGTGGCATTTATCGGCCGCAGCTGTGGATGATGTTGGTTGGAGCGGTCCTGCCGATCCCGCTTTGGCTTTGGTGTCGCAAGTACCCCCGCTCCATCCTGAGAAACCTCAACATCACCCTGGTCTTCAGCGTCTGCCTCGCCATTCCACCGGCAACTGGAGTCAACGTCGCCATGTTCCTGGTGCTTGGCTTTGTTTTCCAGTACTGGGTCCGACGCTACTACTTTGCGTGGTGGGCCAAG TACAACTATGTCCTCGGCGCAGGCCTGGATGTCGGGACGCTCACCTGCGCGGTCTTCATCTTCCTTGTTTTGCGTTTACCTGGTGCAACCCTCAACTGGTGGGGCAACAACGTGTACAGGAGGA CCGGGGACTATTATGGAGCAGTATCCAGAATTTTGCCGCCGAACTCGACCTTTGGACCAGACACAT GGAACGTCTAA
- the SPCC1827.05c gene encoding putative RNA-binding protein, whose amino-acid sequence MAKRAATTTAPAPTAKKTKAAAAAAPASTRPKRAAATKAKAAAAPETVVDTVKKIGKKVAAEINEAIDHAGDIIMDDVAPTPEAAEVKPKGKKAAAGPKAVADSKKRKTADDFMGAAEKAATTIVDKVGAALEGVVREFGEASGLMEKTKDTKGKKAPAAAAAATKKAPAKKAAAAKAAEPESESESFIGAFETDEEEGGADSSDDESDAEDEAVRKAGKEVQAGKIPHAKDDKTVQARLKRANKKKSTATGTIFLGRIPHGFYEEQMKDYFSQFGDVTRLRLARNPKTGASRHYAYIEFSSLPVAEIVADTMNNYLLMGHLLRCNVIPSDEVHPELWVGANKKFRKVPRARLEKMRQDKPRTAEQQEKANAKVLKRQEERREKIKAAGIDYEFEGHK is encoded by the exons ATGGCGAAGCGTGCTGCCACGACCACGGCTCCGGCCCCCACGGCGAAGAAGAccaaggctgccgctgccgctgcgcctGCCTCGACTCGTCCCAAGCGCGCTGCTGcgaccaaggccaaggctgccgctgcccccgagACCGTTGTCGACACGGTGAAGAAGATCGGCAAGAAGGTCGCCGCTGAGATCAACGAGGCCATcgaccacgccggcgacaTCATCATGGACGACgtcgcccccacccccgaggccgccgaggtcaagcccaagggcaagaaggctgctgccggccccaaggccgtcgccgattccaagaagcgcaagacggccgacgacTTTATGGGAGCTGCTGAGAAGGCTGCGACGACAATCGTTGACAAGGTGGgagcggcgctcgagggcgtggtTAGGGAGTTTGGCGAGGCGAGTGGGCTCATGGAAAAGACAAAGGacaccaagggcaagaaggctcccgctgcggccgctgctgcgacCAAGAAGGCCCCCGCGAagaaggccgctgccgccaaggccgccgagcccgagtccgagtccgagtcgttCATCGGCGCGttcgagacggacgaggaggagggcggcgccgacagctcggacgacgagagcgacgccgaggacgaggccgtgcgcaaggccggcaaggaggtcCAGGCCGGCAAGATCCCCCacgccaaggacgacaagaCTGTGCAGGCTCGTCTCAAGCGTGCcaacaagaagaag TCTACCGCGACTGGTAccatcttcctcggccgCATCCCGCACGGCTTCTACGAGGAGCAGATGAAGGACTACTTCTCCCAGTTCGGCGACGTGACCCGTCTCCGTCTGGCGCGCAACCCCAAGACGGGCGCATCACGACACTACGCCTACATTGAGTTCTCGTCGCTCCCTGTGGCTGAGATTGTCGCCGACACGATGAACAACTACCTCCTCATGGGCCACCTCTTGCGCTGCAAC GTCATCCCATCTGACGAGGTCCACCCCGAGCTGTGGGTCGGTGCCAACAAGAAGTTCCGCAAGGTCCCCCGTGCGCGCCTCGAGAAGATGCGCCAGGACAAG CCCAGGACAGCAGAGCAGCAGGAGAAGGCCAACGCCAAGGTGCTCAAGCGCcaggaggagaggagggaaAAGATCAAGGCCGCGGGCATTGACTACGAGTTTGAGGGCCACAAGTGA